In Paenacidovorax monticola, the genomic window GGCGTGAGGAGGTCTTGGGGGAAATACTGTGGTTCATGGCTCAATCACAATATACATTTCAAACGTAATGTATTTTTTACTCACGGGACTGAGCAAGCCCGTGAATACCCGCATTTGCCGATGCCTTGACGATCCCCCACCCGGAGCCCCCCATGAACGCCCCCGCCGCCGCCCACCACCTGCTGCCCGAATTCCATCCCCAGCCCGTGCCCCAGGCCCTGCTGGATGCGCTCGCGGCGCGCTTCGGCGCGCAGTGCTCCACGGCCCTGGCCGTGCGCGAGCAGCATGGCCGCGATGAGGGCTCGATCCAGGCCCCGCCGCCCGCGGCCGTGGTGTTTGCCGAGAACACCCAGGACGTTGCCGACGCGATACGCCTGGCCGGCGCGCACGGCGTGCCGGTGATCCCCTACGGCGCGGGCTCGTCGCTCGAAGGCCACCTGCTCGCCGTGCAGGGCGGCATCAGCATCGACGTGGGCCGCATGAACCGCGTGCTCAGCGTGAACGCCGACGACCTCACCGTGACCGTGCAGCCCGGCATCACGCGCAAGCAGCTCAACGAGGCGATCAAGGACACGGGCCTGTTCTTCCCCATCGATCCCGGCGCCGACGCGAGCATCGGCGGCATGGCCGCCACGCGCGCAAGCGGCACCAACGCCGTGCGCTACGGCACCATGCGCGAGAACGTGCTCGCACTCGAGGCGGTCACGGCCAGCGGCGAGGTGATCCACACCGGCACGCGCGCCAAGAAGAGCGCGGCGGGCTACGACCTCACGCGCCTGCTGGTGGGCAGCGAGGGCACGCTGGGCATCATGACCGAGATCACCGTGCGCCTGTACCCGCTGCCCGAGGCGGTGAGCGCCGCGATCTGCTCGTTCCCGAGCATCGAGGCCGCCGTGCGCACCGTGATCCAGACCATCCAGCTCGGCGTGCCGATCGCGCGCGTGGAGCTCATCGACGCCAACACCGTGCGCATGGTCAACGCCCACAGCAAGCTCACGCTGCGCGAGGAGCCCATGCTGCTCATGGAGTTCCACGGCACGCCCGCGGGCGTGCAGGAGCAGGCCGAGACGGTGCAGGAGCTCGCCGGCGAGCAGGGCGGCAATGCGTTCGAATGGGCCACCACGCCCGAGGAGCGCACGCGCCTGTGGACCGCGCGGCACAACGCCTACTTCGCGGCCGTGCAGTCGCGCCCGGGCTGCCGCGCGATCAGCACCGACACCTGCGTGCCCATCAGCCGCCTGGCCGACTGCCTGCTCGACTCCGTGGCCGAGGCCGACGCCAGCGGCATCCCCTACTTCCTCGTGGGCCATGTGGGCGACGGCAACTTCCACTTCGGCTACCTGATCGACCCGAACGATGCCCAGGAGCGCGAGAAGGCCGAGGCGCTGAACCACCAGCTCGTGGCGCGCGCGCTGCGCCTGGGCGGCACCTGCACGGGCGAGCATGGCGTGGGCATCCACAAGATGGGTTTCCTGCTCGACGAGACGGGCGCGGGCGCCGTGGAGATGATGCGCGCCATCAAGCGCGCGCTGGACCCGCAGAACATCCTGAATCCGGGCAAGATCTTCGCGCTCTGAGTACGGAGCCCGTCCCCCCAAGCACAAAGCGCCGCAATGCGGCGCTTTGTCTTTGACAGCTACAGGCGCTGGAACACCCAGCGCCCGCGGCCTGCTTGCCGGACCATCAAGCGGCGGCGCCTGCCGGCCGCGCGCCCACCAGATGCGCCCGCAGCTCCCGCGCACTGCTGCTCCGAAGGATGTACGGGTGGGATCTCTTCTGATTGCATACCCCCTTGCTCTTGTTTGCGTCGGCCACCTTGTGGCCGCGCTCTGTGATCCATTTCACCACCTCAGCCTTGAATTCTTCGGCGTATCTTTGATTGGACCTCCGGTTAGAGATTCGAAGGTGTCTAGTTCAGCCGGGGCGATTCACATCTTCAGCAAGCGCACAGCATTGCGCTGGCTGCATCCGAAACGCTGCATCAACCCGGGCACCAACGCGCGGCGCTGCAAAGGCCTCACAGTTTTTTGCAACGACCGCCAGCAGCATCGCCTTGTCCAGGCTCAGACCAGCCACGATCTGCCGGAACTTGCGGTTCTCCTCTGTAAGCAGGCACAACCCACGCGGCTTCGAGGGGCCCACCACGCCGCCATACTTCTTGCACCACACGTAGAAAGTGGCGTCGTTGATGTCGATCTTGCGGTAAACCTCCTCAACGCTCATGCCCAGCTCCGCTTGCTTCAACGCAAAGGCGATCTGATCCTCGATGAAATTGCTCCTCTCCATGGCATGAATTCCAGGCCCCTTCTGAGGCCTTGCATGCTCCAGCGATTTCTTACACTTCACGCCCCAAGGAAAGCCCATCCATGGCGGGCTTTCCTTTCTATAGCTGCTGGTCCCTTTCAGCTCCTGGCTTTAGATACTTTTCATAGCCAGATGGACAGGCCGCAATCAATGTCCCAGCCTGTTAGGGCTGACGATGTCCCATTTCTGCATATGCCGGTACACCGTGGCGCGGCACATGCCCAGGCTGCGCGCGGTCTCGGTCACGTTCCACTGATGGGCCTTCAGCGCCTGCAGCAGTGTGCCGCGCTCGCCTTTGGCCTCGTGCAGCGGCATCTCGGCATCGATATCTGCCTCGGCGCCGCCCAGCGACAGCATGCGCTCGGGCGGCAGCAACGGTGGCCCGGAACCATGCACCTCGGCCGGCAGGTACTCGGGGGCCACGGCCTCGCCGCCGCTCAGCGCCATTGCCGTGCGCAGCACGTTCTTGAGCTGGCGGATATTGCCAGGCCAGTCGTAGCGCAGCAGCAGGCCACGGGCCGCCTCGGTGATGGCCACGGCGCGGCCGTAGAGCTGCTGGCCGTCCTCGTGCAGCAGCCGGTCGATCAGCAGTGCCTTGTCGGCACGCTCGCGCAGCGCCGGCAGCGCCAGCGTCACGCTGTTGAGCCGGTAGAACAGGTCGAGCCGGAACTGGCCCTGCGCCACCATCTCGCGCAGGTCGCGGTGCGTGGCGCAGATTAGCTGCACATCGACGGCGATGGGCTGCTCCGAACCCAGCGGCGTGACCTCGCGCTCGGCCAGCACGCGCAGCAGCCGCGTCTGCATGGCCTGCGGCATGTCGCCGATCTCGTCGAGGAACAGCGTGCCGCCATGCGCCTGCGCGATCTTGCCGCGCGCCCCCTTGGCGCGCGCGCCGGTGAAGGCGCCTTCGCGGTAGCCGAACAGCTCGCTCTCGATCAGCGTCTCGGGAATCGCCGCGCAGTTGACCGCCACGAAGGGCTGGGCCCGGCGCGCGCTGGCCTCGTGCATGGCCTTGGCGAAGGCCTCCTTGCCCGAGCCCGACTCACCGCGCAGCAGAATGGCCAGCCCTTTGTCGAGCACGCGCAGCGCCTGGCGCGCGTTGGTCTGCATCTGCGGATCGTGGCCGGCGATCGCCTGCAGCGCATCCACATCCACCGGCCCCGCGGCAGGCGCTGCCGGGCGCGGGGCCGCCGGTGCCGCAATGGGCCGGCGGCGCGGCGGCCGCACCAGCGCAAAGCACTGGGTGCCTGTCGGCAGGTAGCGCATGGCCAGCGGGTAGCCGCCGTGCTGCGCCGCATCAGCCACCTGCTCGAAGCGCTGATCGAACACGGCCTCGATGCTACGGCCCACATCAGCGATCAACACACCCTGCTCGCGCAGCGACTGGCTGATGGCCATGATGCGGCCCGCTTCGTCTAGCGCGACCATGCCATCGGCCGAGACCTCGACGAAGTCGCGCCGCCGCGCGAGCCTGAGCACGTGGTGGTGCTCGAACTCATGCAGGAAGTTCGCGTCCTCGGCCATGCGGGCCGCCGAACGCACCATCTGCAGCACCAGGTGCTGGCTGCGCCGGTCGTCGGGAGACTCCATCGCCGAGGCGTCGAGCACCGCCAGCGGCCGCCCGTCGGGCGCAAAGATGGGCACGGCGCTGCAGGTCAGCCGCTGGTTGGGCGCGCGGAAATGCTCCGCATGGTGCACGGTGATGGCGCGCTGCTCGAGGTTGGCCAGCGCCACCGCGCAGGTGCCCTCCTTCTCCTCGGTCCAGCAGCTGCCCAGCCACAGCCCAGCGCGGCGCCAGTCCTGGTCGAACAGCGGGTTGCCGATGAAATCCACCGCCACGCCGTGCGTGTCGGTCAGCAGCACCACATAGCCCGCATCGCGGATCTGGCCGAACAGCGTCTCCATGCCGCCGCGCGCGATGCGCATGAAGCGCTCCATTGGTTCGCGATGGTCCTTGAGCGCGGTAGTGGTCAGCACGCGCGGTGGCTCGCTGCGCCCCGGGTCAAGTCGATGCAACTCAAAGGAGCGCTGTCGTGAGCGCTCAATCAACGCCACATCAGCGGGCACTGCCGGAACGCTGCCGGAAGGCATCGAGGTGTTCCATTGCATTGTCTGTCTCCACTCGCCTCGCACTCACCAGCCGAGGCTGGACCGGCATGGGGTGAGACGGTTGTCGCGGGCGGACTGCGACAACCGTCTCATGTACGCGCATGGTAATCCCATCTCCTGCCAGAGCCACCGGCCCGGACAGGATTGGCCCCGTTTTTGCACCATGGACGGCATGATTGCTGTACACCCTCTCGCCATCGGCGTCATCGCCAACCCTTCTTCGGGCCGCGATCTGCGGCGGCTGTTCTCCTGGGGCAGCACCTCCTCGATGGCGGAGAAGATCAACGCCATGCTACGCCTGCTGACCTCCGCGGGCGCGCTGGGCATTACCGAGGCTTGGTTGATGCCTGACAGCTCGGGCCTGGCGCGCGAGGTGCAGTCCCGGGCACGGCAGGCGCGACTGCGCCAGGCGTCCATGCCTGAGATCAGGCTCCTGGATATGTTGCCGAGCAACAGCGCCCGGGACAGCACGAATGCCGCCGCGCTGATGGCTGGAATCGGCGTGCGTGCCATCGCCGTACTGGGCGGCGACGGTACCCACCGCGCGGTGGCCCGGGGCTGTGGCGAGGTGCCTTTGGTAACGCTGTCAACCGGCACCAACAATGCTTTTCCCGAACGCTTCGACGCCACGCTGACTGGCATGGCCGCCGCGCTCGTTGCCACTGGCCGCGCGGGCGACGACGTGGGCGTGCGGCGCAACAAACGGCTGATGGTGCGCGGCCGCGGGCTGGAGGACATGGCGCTGGTGGATATCGCCGTCTCGCGCCAGGACGCCACCGGCGCCGGCGCGGTGGACTGCGCCCAGGATCTGCAGGAGCTGTTCGTGAGCTTCTGCGAGCCCGGCGTGATTGGCCTGGCCTCCGTGGCCGCGCTGCTGGAGCCCACCGGCCGCGACTGCGCCCATGGCCTGCACCTGCGCATGGTAGCTGGCGCCCCCTGCTCCGTGCAGGCGCCGCTGATGCCAGGCATGCTAGCCGAGGTGGGCGTGGGCAGCCTGGCCCGCCTGCAGCCCGGCGTGCCGGTGGCCATATCGGCCACCCGAGGCACGCTGGCGCTCGACGGCGAGCGCAGCATCGAGATCGCCGCCCATGCGCCGCTGACGGTGACGCTGGACGGCCTTGGCCCGCGCAGCATCATGGTCGAAGCGGTGCTGCGGCAGGCCGCTGTGGCCAACCGGTTGAAGCTGGGCTGAACGGGGCCGCGGCCGGCCTTTCCAGCCACTCGGCCAGCAGTTGCACCAGCGCCGCGGGCTGGTCGGCGTGCAGCCAGTGGCCCGCGTCCGCGAGGTCTTCGATCCGCGCCCGCAGGAACAGTGCGTGGATCGCGTCCTCGTGGCGCGGCAGCACATAGTCCGAGGCATCGCCGCGCACGAACAGCGCATCGACGGCGCTGGGCACGCGCTGCAGCGCGGCCGGAAAGTCCAGCAGCTGCGGCAGCGAGCCGCCTATGCCCAGCCAGTGGATGCGCCAGGCCAGCCGCCCGTCGCGCCAGGCCAGGTTCTGCAGCAGCATCGCGCGCAGCCGGGCCGAGGGCACGAAGCGTTCGAGCTGGCGGTCGGCGTCCTGCCGCGAATGGGCGGCGGCCAGGTCCAGCCGCAGCGCGGCGCAGACCAGAGCCGAGAAAGGGTCGTGGTAGCGGGCCGGCGCGATGTCGAGCACGGCCAGCGCCTCGGTGCGCCTGGGGTGCCGCAGCGCGAACGCCATGGCCACCTTGCCGCCCATGCTGTGGCCCGCGATGCGGGCCCGGGCGATGCCCTGGGCGTCGAGCAGCTCGCGCAGGTCTTCGGCCATGCTTTCGTAGTCCATGGCATCGGTGTGCGGCGACAGGCCGTGGTTGCGCAAGTCCACCGCCAGCACGCGCGTGCGCGCCGACAACGGCGCCGCGATGTGGTGCCACTGCGCGGCGCTGCCGAACAGGCCGTGCAGCAGCACCAGCGGCGCGCAGCCGGCGTCGCCACCCGGGTAGCTGCGGCAGGACAGCTTCATGTCCTGCCTCCCGTCACAGCTCGCGCCGCTGCATAGCCCCGGCGATGTACTCCGCCTGCCGGATCGCCAGCGCCACGATGGTCAGCGTGGGGTTGGCCGCGGCGCTGGAGGTGAACTGGCTGCCGTCCGAGATGAAGAGGTTCTTCACATCGTGCGCCTGGCCCCACTTGTTGACCACGCCGTCGGCGGCCTTGGCGCTCATGCGGTTGGTGCCCATGTTGTGGCTGGCCGGATAGGCCGGCATGTCGATCACGCGCGTCGCGCCCACTGCCTCGGACAGCTTGCGCCACTGCACCAGGCCGTGGGCGGTGATCTTGTCGTCGTTGGCGTGGTAGGTCTTGGTCACGATGGGCACGGGCAGGCCGTACTGGTCCTTCTCGGAGGGATGCAGCGTGATCGAGTTCTGCTCGCGCGCCAGGTCCTCGCCGCAGACCCAGACGCAGCTCATGTGGTCGTAGGCCTCCATGGCCGAGGCGAAGTCGCGCCCCCAGCCGCCGGGCTTCATGAAAGCCGCCGTGTACGGCAGGTGGATGGCCAGGCCCTCGAGGTAGTAGCCGCCGACGAAGCCGCGCTTGGTGTCCAGCGGCACTTCGTCGGCCACCACGGCCGCGATGTCGAAGCCGCGGTACATGTAGACCGGCTTCTTGTGGATGGACACCGCCGCGGCCGTGGCGTGGTTCATGTAGTTCTTGCCCACCTGGCCCGAGGAATTGGCCAGGCCGTTGGTGAACAGGCTCGAGGCCGAGTTCAGCAGCAGCCGCGGCGACTCGATGGAGTTGCCCGCCACGCAGACCACGCGGGCCTTCTGCAGCTGGCGGCGGCCCTTGCCGTCAACGTAGAGCACGCCGTTGGCGCGGCCTTCCTTGTCGTGCTGGATCTGCAGCACCATGGATTCGGGCCGCAGCTCGACATTGCCCGTGGCCTGGGCGCGCGGCACCTCGGTGTACAGCGTGGACCACTTGGCGCCGATCTTGCAGCCCTGCATGCAAAAGCCGATCTGCTGGCAGCCGGGCCGGCCATCGTAGGGTTCGGAGTTCGACGCCGCCGGGCGCACGATGTGCTTGTAGCCCACCTTCTTTGCGCCGGCCTCGATCACCTTGTAGTGATTGTTGGGCGGCATGGGCGGCAGGCCGCTAGCCTTGCTGCCGCTCACGCCCATCTTCTTCTCGGCCAGGTCGTAGTACGGCTCCAACTCGGCCAGCGTGATCGGCCAGTCGAGCACGTTCGCGCCCTCGATGGCGCCGTAGGTCGTTCGGGTATGGAAGTCGTGCTCCTGGAAGCGCAGCGCCACGCCCGACCAGTGCACCGTGGAGCCGCCCACGCCCTTGACGATCCAGGCCGGCAGGTTCGGATAGGTCTGGGTGTGGTGCCAGCCGCCGGCCGAGATGCGCTTGTCCAGCCACGAGATCTTGTTGAACATGGCCCACTCGTCGTTCTCGAAGTCGGCCTGCGTGTAGTGCTTTCCGGCTTCCAGAACCACGCATTTGACGCCGCGCTGCGCCAGTTCGTTGGCCAGCGTGCCGCCGCCCGCACCCGAGCCCACGATCACGACGACGCTGTCATCGTTGAGAGAGAACTTTGCCTGATCGGTCATGATGCTTGTCTCCTTGTCGTTGTGCCGGCGCTCAGAGCCAGTCGATGTCGTCGAAGCCGCGGTTCACATAGCCGCCCTTTTCCCAGGCCGAACCCTCGTAGCCGAACAGCGGCCACAGCTTCTTGTTGTTGTAGAGGCCGGTAACCAGGTCGCCCTGCACCTTCTTGAAGAAGGGTGTGGCCTCGATGTCCTTGAGCAGGGCCACGCGCTCGTCCTCGGTCTTCACCTCGGCATAGGGCACGCCGCAGCGCTGGCGGGCGCGCTGGTCCAGGTCCTTCACGCCGTCGGCCAGCAGCTTCTTCACGCCCTTGTCCTTGGCGGATGCCGCGTCGTACGGCGCCACGGCCTCGACATAGAACGTGTCGGCCAGCTTGTCGTGCGGGTAGATGTCGCGCGCCATGCGCACCAGCGTCCGGCCGGTGGCAGCGCCCAGGTGGCGAAAGCTCTGCCGGGCCGCCACGTCCTTCGAGGCCGCGAGGCTGGCCACGGGAATGACCGTGATGCCGATGGCCCCGAGGCCGCCGCCGCGCAGAAAGCTGCGCCGCTGCAGCGTGGGCTGCTTGTCCAGCACGCGCATGGTGCCGGGGGCCGATGGGTCTTTCGGGTGTTTCATCGTCGTCTCCTTCGTTTTGTGATTGCTGTCTCGATGGAATCAATGCGGGTTGGCCGCCGGCCACGGCCAGGGCTCGAAGTTCAAGTTCAGGGAAGGCTGGCCTCCGGCTCCAGGGTTGCGGCCAGCACCCGCTCCAGCCGCAAGGCATAGGCGTGGCCGTCGAAATGCGGCACGGCTTCCCCGGCGCTGATGGTGGTATCGGCCAGGGTCCTGGCATCGGCGGCCGCGCAGCCCAGGGCCTCGCACATCAGCCGCCACGGCGAGGGCTGCAGCAGCACCCCGCCCACCAGCAGCACGCCGCTGGCGCGGCGCACCTGGGCCAGGCCGGCGATCTTGCGGCCGCCGGCCAGCACCTCCCAGGGCGACAGGCCGCCGAAGCAGGCCCAGTCCACCGCCGTGTGCTGCGCCGCAGGCATGGCGCGCAGCGCCTCGGGCGCCAGGGCCTGTGCGTCCACCCCGCCCTGCCGCAGCACCTGGGCCAGGGCCTCGCCCAGCCAGCGGTAGCTGGCGACCAGGCCCTGGCGGGCCAGCGGGTGGTCCGGCGGCAGTGCCACCGACAGGCCCAGCATCCACGGCCCGGTCAGCACCGCGCCGCCGCCGGACTGGCGCAGCAGCACCGGCATCCGGGCATCCGCCTGCGCCAGCAGCCGGCGCTGCGAGCAGCCGAGCACGATGGCCGGCTCCCGGTAGCGCCAGAGGCGAAAGCCGGGCACGGCCACCGGCTGGGCGAGCTGCTGCTCGTTCCACAGTTGCTCGCGCACGGCCTCGGGCGGCGTCAACGATGGGAGGGGTGCAGTCATGGCGGGCCTTACAGCGAATCGGGGGCTTCGAGGTGGGCCTTGACGGCCTGCAGGAACTGCGCGGCCGGATAGCCGTCGATGGCGCGGTGGTCGAACACCAGGGTCAGCGTCGTGATGGCGGCAATGCCCAGCTTCCCGTCCTGCACCACGGCGCGCTCGCGCACGCTGCTCACGCCCAGGATGCCTACCTGCGGCGCGTTCAGCACCGGCGTGAACCAGTCGATGCCGGTCATGCCGAGGTTGGTGACCGTGAAGCTCGCGCCCTGGTAGGCCTTGGGCGACAGCTTGCCGGCGCGGGCGCCAGCTGCCAGCTCGCGCGTCTCCTGCGCGAGCTGCGCCACGCGCTTGGTCTCGGCATCGCGGATCACCGGCACCATCAGCCCCTCGTCCAGCGCCACGGCCAGGCCCAGGTTCACAGTGCCCTGGCACTCGATGACGTTGTCCTTGAGCAGCGCGTTCATGCGCGGGTGCTTGGACAGCGCCAGCGCGGTGGCGCGCAGCACGCAGGCGGTGATGGTGGGCCTGGCCCCGCCCTCCGCCATCGGGTGCGCCCGCAGCCAGGCCTGGCAGGCCGAGACATCGACATCCACGCCCATGGCCACGCGCGGCGCCTGCCAGCCCACGGCCATGTTGCGGGCGATGGCGCCGCGCAGGCCC contains:
- a CDS encoding FAD-binding oxidoreductase, which encodes MNAPAAAHHLLPEFHPQPVPQALLDALAARFGAQCSTALAVREQHGRDEGSIQAPPPAAVVFAENTQDVADAIRLAGAHGVPVIPYGAGSSLEGHLLAVQGGISIDVGRMNRVLSVNADDLTVTVQPGITRKQLNEAIKDTGLFFPIDPGADASIGGMAATRASGTNAVRYGTMRENVLALEAVTASGEVIHTGTRAKKSAAGYDLTRLLVGSEGTLGIMTEITVRLYPLPEAVSAAICSFPSIEAAVRTVIQTIQLGVPIARVELIDANTVRMVNAHSKLTLREEPMLLMEFHGTPAGVQEQAETVQELAGEQGGNAFEWATTPEERTRLWTARHNAYFAAVQSRPGCRAISTDTCVPISRLADCLLDSVAEADASGIPYFLVGHVGDGNFHFGYLIDPNDAQEREKAEALNHQLVARALRLGGTCTGEHGVGIHKMGFLLDETGAGAVEMMRAIKRALDPQNILNPGKIFAL
- a CDS encoding GMC family oxidoreductase; its protein translation is MTDQAKFSLNDDSVVVIVGSGAGGGTLANELAQRGVKCVVLEAGKHYTQADFENDEWAMFNKISWLDKRISAGGWHHTQTYPNLPAWIVKGVGGSTVHWSGVALRFQEHDFHTRTTYGAIEGANVLDWPITLAELEPYYDLAEKKMGVSGSKASGLPPMPPNNHYKVIEAGAKKVGYKHIVRPAASNSEPYDGRPGCQQIGFCMQGCKIGAKWSTLYTEVPRAQATGNVELRPESMVLQIQHDKEGRANGVLYVDGKGRRQLQKARVVCVAGNSIESPRLLLNSASSLFTNGLANSSGQVGKNYMNHATAAAVSIHKKPVYMYRGFDIAAVVADEVPLDTKRGFVGGYYLEGLAIHLPYTAAFMKPGGWGRDFASAMEAYDHMSCVWVCGEDLAREQNSITLHPSEKDQYGLPVPIVTKTYHANDDKITAHGLVQWRKLSEAVGATRVIDMPAYPASHNMGTNRMSAKAADGVVNKWGQAHDVKNLFISDGSQFTSSAAANPTLTIVALAIRQAEYIAGAMQRREL
- a CDS encoding sigma-54-dependent Fis family transcriptional regulator — its product is MLTTTALKDHREPMERFMRIARGGMETLFGQIRDAGYVVLLTDTHGVAVDFIGNPLFDQDWRRAGLWLGSCWTEEKEGTCAVALANLEQRAITVHHAEHFRAPNQRLTCSAVPIFAPDGRPLAVLDASAMESPDDRRSQHLVLQMVRSAARMAEDANFLHEFEHHHVLRLARRRDFVEVSADGMVALDEAGRIMAISQSLREQGVLIADVGRSIEAVFDQRFEQVADAAQHGGYPLAMRYLPTGTQCFALVRPPRRRPIAAPAAPRPAAPAAGPVDVDALQAIAGHDPQMQTNARQALRVLDKGLAILLRGESGSGKEAFAKAMHEASARRAQPFVAVNCAAIPETLIESELFGYREGAFTGARAKGARGKIAQAHGGTLFLDEIGDMPQAMQTRLLRVLAEREVTPLGSEQPIAVDVQLICATHRDLREMVAQGQFRLDLFYRLNSVTLALPALRERADKALLIDRLLHEDGQQLYGRAVAITEAARGLLLRYDWPGNIRQLKNVLRTAMALSGGEAVAPEYLPAEVHGSGPPLLPPERMLSLGGAEADIDAEMPLHEAKGERGTLLQALKAHQWNVTETARSLGMCRATVYRHMQKWDIVSPNRLGH
- a CDS encoding gluconate 2-dehydrogenase subunit 3 family protein, producing MKHPKDPSAPGTMRVLDKQPTLQRRSFLRGGGLGAIGITVIPVASLAASKDVAARQSFRHLGAATGRTLVRMARDIYPHDKLADTFYVEAVAPYDAASAKDKGVKKLLADGVKDLDQRARQRCGVPYAEVKTEDERVALLKDIEATPFFKKVQGDLVTGLYNNKKLWPLFGYEGSAWEKGGYVNRGFDDIDWL
- a CDS encoding transposase; protein product: MERSNFIEDQIAFALKQAELGMSVEEVYRKIDINDATFYVWCKKYGGVVGPSKPRGLCLLTEENRKFRQIVAGLSLDKAMLLAVVAKNCEAFAAPRVGARVDAAFRMQPAQCCALAEDVNRPG
- a CDS encoding dihydrolipoamide acetyltransferase family protein, producing MSTAVAEAGVAGIAGIPLKGLRGAIARNMAVGWQAPRVAMGVDVDVSACQAWLRAHPMAEGGARPTITACVLRATALALSKHPRMNALLKDNVIECQGTVNLGLAVALDEGLMVPVIRDAETKRVAQLAQETRELAAGARAGKLSPKAYQGASFTVTNLGMTGIDWFTPVLNAPQVGILGVSSVRERAVVQDGKLGIAAITTLTLVFDHRAIDGYPAAQFLQAVKAHLEAPDSL
- a CDS encoding lipoate--protein ligase family protein; this encodes MTAPLPSLTPPEAVREQLWNEQQLAQPVAVPGFRLWRYREPAIVLGCSQRRLLAQADARMPVLLRQSGGGAVLTGPWMLGLSVALPPDHPLARQGLVASYRWLGEALAQVLRQGGVDAQALAPEALRAMPAAQHTAVDWACFGGLSPWEVLAGGRKIAGLAQVRRASGVLLVGGVLLQPSPWRLMCEALGCAAADARTLADTTISAGEAVPHFDGHAYALRLERVLAATLEPEASLP
- a CDS encoding alpha/beta fold hydrolase; the encoded protein is MKLSCRSYPGGDAGCAPLVLLHGLFGSAAQWHHIAAPLSARTRVLAVDLRNHGLSPHTDAMDYESMAEDLRELLDAQGIARARIAGHSMGGKVAMAFALRHPRRTEALAVLDIAPARYHDPFSALVCAALRLDLAAAHSRQDADRQLERFVPSARLRAMLLQNLAWRDGRLAWRIHWLGIGGSLPQLLDFPAALQRVPSAVDALFVRGDASDYVLPRHEDAIHALFLRARIEDLADAGHWLHADQPAALVQLLAEWLERPAAAPFSPASTGWPQRPAAAPLRP
- a CDS encoding NAD(+)/NADH kinase, with product MDGMIAVHPLAIGVIANPSSGRDLRRLFSWGSTSSMAEKINAMLRLLTSAGALGITEAWLMPDSSGLAREVQSRARQARLRQASMPEIRLLDMLPSNSARDSTNAAALMAGIGVRAIAVLGGDGTHRAVARGCGEVPLVTLSTGTNNAFPERFDATLTGMAAALVATGRAGDDVGVRRNKRLMVRGRGLEDMALVDIAVSRQDATGAGAVDCAQDLQELFVSFCEPGVIGLASVAALLEPTGRDCAHGLHLRMVAGAPCSVQAPLMPGMLAEVGVGSLARLQPGVPVAISATRGTLALDGERSIEIAAHAPLTVTLDGLGPRSIMVEAVLRQAAVANRLKLG